A window from Cryptomeria japonica chromosome 1, Sugi_1.0, whole genome shotgun sequence encodes these proteins:
- the LOC131026821 gene encoding molybdate transporter 1-like, whose product MPTEIPQHGDREREPSDKQDTVIRTFGFRSEGRFKVKPHSLWKKFKSNLQCQGKWAEVNGSMGDLGTFVPIVIALTLVNGLDLGTTLLFTGMYNIITGLLFGVPMPVQPMKAIAAVAISEGKHLSIPEIMAAGICTSGVLFGLGITGLMRLVYWLIPLPVVRGVQLSQGLAFAFTAVKYIRKEQDLTKAKAGGARPWMGLDGLLLALVCLVFILLVNGSGDDGDDSSQKTEEIPQVSTPMDESENAQVRKSVWNFKVLRAIPSALIVFVLGIVLAIARKPEVLSHLKLGPSKPHLIKISRHEWKTGFVRAAVPQIPLSVLNSVIAVCKLSTDLFPNKDVTATWVSVSVGLMNLVGCWFGAMPVCHGAGGLAGQYKFGAKSGASVAFLGTAKLILSLLLGKSLVKILTQFPIGLLGVLLLFSGIELAMACRDMKSKKDSFVMLMCTAVSLTGSSAALGFGFGLVLYVILKLGEMEFSHCMTIFRSLFSRRNFSYNT is encoded by the coding sequence ATGCCAACAGAAATCCCACAGCATGGAGATAGGGAAAGAGAGCCCAGTGATAAACAAGACACTGTAATAAGGACTTTTGGGTTTCGATCGGAAGGAAGATTCAAGGTCAAGCCTCATAGTTTATGGAAAAAATTCAAGAGCAATCTACAATGTCAAGGCAAATGGGCAGAAGTAAATGGATCAATGGGGGACTTGGGCACCTTCGTTCCCATTGTAATTGCCCTTACACTGGTGAATGGCCTGGATTTAGGCACCACTCTCTTGTTCACAGGGATGTACAACATAATAACTGGGTTGCTTTTTGGTGTTCCCATGCCAGTACAGCCCATGAAAGCCATTGCTGCAGTGGCAATTAGTGAAGGGAAGCATTTGAGCATCCCAGAGATAATGGCAGCAGGAATCTGCACTTCAGGAGTATTGTTTGGGCTTGGAATTACAGGGCTAATGAGGTTAGTTTATTGGCTTATTCCCCTGCCTGTGGTCAGAGGGGTGCAACTCTCACAGGGCTTGGCCTTTGCATTCACAGCTGTCAAATACATAAGAAAAGAGCAGGATTTAACAAAGGCAAAAGCTGGGGGTGCAAGGCCTTGGATGGGTTTGGATGGACTTTTATTGGCTCTTGTGTGTCTTGTCTTCATACTGCTTGTAAACGGCtctggtgatgatggtgatgactcAAGTCAAAAGACTGAGGAAATCCCACAGGTTTCAACACCCATGGATGAATCTGAGAATGCCCAAGTAAGGAAATCAGTCTGGAACTTCAAGGTTTTACGTGCAATTCCATCTGCGCTTATAGTTTTTGTGCTTGGTATTGTGCTTGCCATTGCTAGAAAGCCTGAGGTTCTTAGTCATTTGAAATtgggcccatccaagcctcatttgataaaaatctcaaggCATGAGTGGAAAACAGGATTTGTCAGGGCTGCAGTACCCCAAATACCTCTCTCTGTCCTCAACTCTGTGATTGCTGTCTGTAAATTATCCACAGATTTGTTTCCCAACAAGGACGTGACTGCAACTTGGGTGTCTGTGAGTGTGGGGCTGATGAATTTGGTGGGCTGTTGGTTTGGGGCCATGCCTGTCTGTCACGGAGCAGGGGGCCTTGCAGGGCAGTACAAATTTGGGGCTAAAAGCGGGGCATCTGTGGCGTTTTTAGGAACTGCAAAACTGATCTTGAGTCTTCTTTTAGGGAAGTCCTTGGTTAAAATACTGACCCAATTTCCCATTGGTTTGTTGGGTGTGTTGCTTCTCTTTTCAGGTATTGAGCTCGCCATGGCCTGCAGAGACATGAAATCTAAGAAGGATTCATTTGTCATGCTCATGTGCACAGCAGTTTCACTCACTGGTTCCAGTGCTGCCCTGGGATTTGGTTTTGGACTTGTTCTCTATGTAATTCTCAAATTGGGAGAGATGGAATTTTCACACTGCATGACCATTTTCCGATCGTTGTTCAGCAGAAGAAATTTCTCGTACAACACCTGA